From Hydractinia symbiolongicarpus strain clone_291-10 chromosome 11, HSymV2.1, whole genome shotgun sequence, the proteins below share one genomic window:
- the LOC130614373 gene encoding gamma-glutamyl hydrolase-like: protein MADTKRIEFLIFLLISSFACFFSSKEPNKEVNERPIVGVVVMDIIDAVLLKTYPNLRGKHFVPASYVKLIEMTGARLVPISSKMSNEKVKTIFNSVNGLLFPGAGNNLNHSGYHNVTKKLFELSMTANKNGEVFPILGICRGFQALIVHVEGNESPIIATDSQDYPATVRWNRKSLKNSFLSSMPKMMIQYSEKHPITAHFHKYSITSDFFKRSSKLNNFFDILATSLDRNGTEFVSAMEGKKFPFYGIQFHPEKTMFEWSTTVSIPHSPQAIQLGQFIANSFMEQVRRNKRHFFKSSMEREYVIEKYHLMRIDDIDGHAPFQEIYII, encoded by the exons ATGGCAGACACAAAGCGAAtagagtttttaatttttcttctgaTAAGTTCCTTTGCATGCTTTTTCTCTTCAAAAGAACCTAATAAAGAAGTTAATGAGAGACCTATTGTTGGTGTTGTTGTAATGGACATAATAGATGCTGTGCTATTAAAAACTTACCCCAACCTGAGGGGGAAGCATTTTGTTCCTGCTAGCTATGTAAAATTGATCGAAATGACTGGTGCGAGACTGGTTCCGATATCCTCTAAAATGAGCAATGAAAAagttaaaactatttttaactcTGTAAATGGTTTGCTCTTTCCAGGAGCAGGCAACAATTTAAATCATTCTGGATATCACAATGTTACAAAGAAACTTTTTGAACTTTCGATGACAGCTAACAAGAACGGCGAGGTATTTCCCATTCTAGGTATTTGCCGTGGTTTCCAAGCACTTATTGTACATGTGGAAGGAAATGAATCCCCAATTATCGCCACAGATTCACAAGATTATCCTGCTACTGTACGATGGAACAGAAAAAGCTTGAAAAATTCATTTCTCTCATCGATGCCGAAAATGATGATCCAATACAGTGAAAAACACCCTATAACAGCTCACTTTCACAAATACAGTATCAcatctgatttttttaaacgttctagtaaattaaataatttctttGATATATTGGCTACAAGTCTTGATCGAAATGGAACGGAATTTGTTTCTGCAATGGAAG GAAaaaaatttccgttttatggTATACAGTTTCATCCAGAAAAGACTATGTTCGAATGGTCAACAACAGTATCTATCCCACATTCTCCACAGGCTATCCAACTTGGTCAGTTTATAGCCAACTCATTTATGGAGCAAGTTCGACGAAACAAGAGGCATTTCTTCAAAAGTTCCATGGAACGCGAATATGTTATAGAAAAATACCATTTAATGAGAATAGATGATATTGACGGTCATGCTCCTTTCCAAGAAATATATATCATTtga